DNA from Phragmitibacter flavus:
AACAAATCCGCGGCGTCGTCGACCACCTCGCCACCGACTACTCCAAAGCCGAAATCGACTACCACGTTGCCGTCGGAGCCGAGATCCAGTCCGTCGCTGCCCACATCTCCCCTCCGGTCCAGGGTGCCTCCTTCATCACCCTCAAACAGCTCGAGAAATTCACCGAGAAACTCGCGCTCATGTCAGCCGACGAAATGGTGCGCCGACTCCACCTTAACTACACCGGTTCTGAAGGCCTCGTCGCCGCCCTCCAGACCAACCTCGCCCTCGCCCGACGCTTCAACGACAAAGTCCTCGTCGTTCCCGAAGGTGACTTCCACAGCGACCTTATCCACAACCTCCTCGACTCCCGCACCCAGACCAAAACCTTCCAGGAGGAGATTCTCCAAGCTGCCCGCGAAGTCGGTAAAAAATTCCACACCGACCGCAAGCACGGTGAACACGTCGCCAAATTCTCGCAGGAACTCTTCGCCCAGTTGCAGGACCTTCACGGCCTCAACTCCAAACACGAACTCCTCCTCCGCATCGCCGCCATCCTGCATGAGATCGGCATGTTTGTCAGCGCCCGCGAACACCACAAACACTCGCTCTATCTCATCCTCCACACCGAAATCTTCGGCCTCAGCGCCAGCGACCGCACCATCATCGCCCTCCTCGCCCGCTACCACCGTCGTTATAACCCCGACGCCAATCACCCCCACTACGCCGACCTCACCCGCGACGAACGCCTCATTGTCTTCAAGCTTGCCGCCATCCTGCGCGTCGCCGACTGCCTTGACCGCAGTCACTCCCAGCGCATCAAAAACGTCAAGTTCTCCCGCGAACGCGACACCCTCTACATCGACACCACCGACGTCGAGGACACCACCGTCGAGCAACTCGCCATCAACTCCAAGTGTGACCTCTTCCACGAAGTCTACGGCTACGAACCCCTCCTGAGAAACGCCTAAGCCTAACCCACTTTTCACTTTTCTCTTTTCCCTTTTCACTTTCCCCATGTCTCCCGAAAACTACATCAACCGCGAACTCAGCTGGCTCTCCTTCAACGAACGCGTCCTCGAAGAAGCCACCCGCGAAACACTGCCCGTCCTCGAACGCGTCAAATTCCTCGCCATCACCGCCGCCAACCTTGACGAATTTTACATGGTCCGCGTCGGCGGCCTGCAGTTTCTCAAAGACACCGGCAAACGCGTCAAAGACACCTCCGGCTTAACCCCCAGCCAGCAACTCACCGCCATCCGCGAGCGCACGCTCCAGTTCATCGACAAACAATACACCCTGCTCAATCAGGACCTCCTCCCTGCCCTGCGCAACAACGGCATCCATCGCGTCCTTCCCAACGAACTTACTCCCGCCCAGCGCACCTACCTGCAAGATTACTTCAACGAACAAATCTCCCCCGTCCTCTCGCCCATCGCCATCGAACCCGACGAGCCACCCATCGTCCTGCCCGCCCTTCTGCTCATCCTGATGAGCGAAATCCACAGCCAAACCGTCGATAAAAAACCCCTCATCCGACGCGCCATCTTCATCCTCCCCACCAGCCTCCCAAGGCACATCGCCCTGCCTTCCACCGAATCCGGCACCCACGCCTACATCAACATCGAAGACGTCGTCGAACTCTACCTCCACACCTACTTCCCCAAAGAACGCGTCGTCGGGACCGCCCGCTTCCGCATCAGCCGCAACTCCGACATCACCCTCGACGACCAAAGCGCCCTCGACATCGCCGCCGAGATGGAAGACATCCTCGACGCCCGCAAAACCAGCGGCACCATCCGACTCGAAATCGAACAGGAAACCGACGTCACGCCCTCCCTCGTCAAAGCCATCCAGCAGCTCTGCCAGACCACCCCCGCCCACACCTATCTCATCCCCGGCGAGCTCGACCTCCGCGCCTACTTCTCCATCGCTGGCATCTCTGGATTCGAAAAACTCAAAACCGAAACCTGGCCCACCGCCGAGATCATCCACGATTCCCACGAAACCACTATTTTTGACACCATCCGCGGAGGCGACCTGCTCCTTCACCATCCCTACGAATCGTTCGAGCCGGTCATGCAGCTTCTCGAACAGGCTGCCGCCGATCCCAACGTGATCGCCATCAAACAAATCCTCTACCGCACCGCCAAAAACAGCCGCATCATCAGCGCCCTCGTCAAGGCAGCCCAGGCCGGCAAACACGTCACCGTTCTCGTCGAACTACGCGCCCGCTTCGACGAAGCCCGCAACCTTGAACGCGCCGAAGACCTTCTCAACGCCGGAGCCCAGATCATCTACGGCGTTCGTGGACTCAAAACCCACGCCAAAATCACCCTCATCATGCGTCGCGAAGCCGGCCGTATGATGCGCTATTGCCACTTCGGCACCGGCAACTACAACGAGGCCACGTCCAAACTCTACACCGACATCTCCTACCTCACCTGCCGCCCTCAATACGGTGCCGATGCCTCCGCCTTCTTCAACACCGTCACTGGCCGGTCTCGCTTCGTCCACTTCAACAAGATCAGCATGGCCCCCTTCGGCCTGCGCGAACGTCTTGTCGAACTCATCGAAAGCGAAGCCGAACGCGCCCGCCACGGCGAAACGGCCAGCATGATGCTGAAGATGAATTCCCTTGAAGATCCCCAGATGATCGACGCCCTCTACGCCGCCAGCAAAGCCGGCGTCAAGATCCTCCTCAGCGTCCGTGGCATCTGCTGTCTGCGTCCCGGCGTCAAAGGCCTCAGCGAAAACATCCGCGTCATCAGCATCATCGACCGCTACCTCGAACACGCCCGCATCTTTTGGTTCAGCCAAGGCAGCCATCCCGTGGTCCTCATCGCCAGCGCCGACTTCATGAACCGCAACCTCAGCAAACGCGTCGAGCTTCTTACCCCCATCGAAGATCCCGAAGCCAAGGAAACGCTGCACACCATCCTCAAAACCCAGTTCAACGACAACACCCAGGCCCGCGAACTCAACAAGGACGGCACCTACACCCTCATCAAACCGCCCGCGAAAACCAAAGCCTTTCGGTCCCAGGAATATTTCGCCAAACAAGCCGTTCGCCGTCACCGCCCCCGCGCCCAATCCCCCGACATCCTCGTCCCTCACCTTCCCAAATAATATTAAACGAACTGCAGAGTTGCACTTCACCTTAAGGACCATTTCTCCTACTCCGCAAAAAAAGGTTGAGCCAACCCCTCGCTCTCCCTTAACATGCTCAAATGAACCGTTTCCATACGTTCATCTTTAGCCTCTGCCTCCTCCTGAACTCTCCCGCCCCCGCCGCCACCCTCTACTGGGACACGGCAGAAGGCACCGGAATTCAAGGAGGCAATGCCAACTGGAACAACACCGACACCGCCTGGAATCCCCTCGCCGACGGCACCGACCCCCGCATCGCCTGGACCAGCGACGACGACGCCAACTTCACGACCGGCACCAGCATCGTCACCCTCACCGAAGCAATCACCGCCCGCTCCCTCACTCAAACCGGCAGCGCCACCACCACCATCAGCGGAGCCAGTCCCCTCAACCTCACCACCGCCACCGGCATCAACAACACCAGCAGCGGCACCCTCACCATCGACAGCAACCTCACCCTCGACACCCCCGCCACCCTCTTCACCGGCACCGGACGCATCGTCATCAACGGCAGCATCGGCGAAACCATCCCCGGCAGCGGCCTCCAAAAAACCGGCACCAACACCCTCGAACTCGCCAACGCCAACACCTTCACCGGCGACATTAATGTCTCCAATGGCACCATCCTCGTCCAAAACAACGGAGCCCTCGGACTCGGCGCAGGCACCACCACCGCCACCAACGGCGGCACCATCGCCCTCCAACACGGCGTCACTGTCACCGGCGAGACGATCACCCTCACCGGCTCCGGCTACACCGGCGGCAACAACTTCGCTGGTGCCCTTCAATCGACTGGCACCGGCACCGGCACCTCCACCTGGGCGGGCAACGTCAACCTCAACGGCACTGCCCGCGTCGGGGCCAACGGACCCGACAGCACCCTCGTCATCGACGGAAAAATCAGCGGCAATGGCACCCTCGAAATCGGATCTCTCCCCGGAGCCACCGGCGGCGGCACCACCGTCCTCGCCGGTGCCCACGGTCACGACTTCACCGGCAGCATCAACATCGTCCGCGGCACCCTCCGATTCCAGGGCGCCAACAACGTCCTGCCAGCCACCACCGCCCTCATCCTCAACTCCGCCGGCAACGACAAGTCCACCGTCGACCTCAACGGCACCCAACAAACCGTCGCCCGCCTCGCCGCTGGTGCCAGTGCGGCCGACCGCCAAAGCGTCTCCCTGATCACCAACACCAGTGCCACCCGATCCACCTTGATCACCAATCAAACCGGCGACGGCGAATTCTACGGCACCCTCACCGGCAATCTCAACTTCACCAAACTTGGCAATGGTGCCCTCCACTTTTACGGACCCAACACCAGCATCATCGACGGCGACCTGCTCATCGAAAACCGCGCCACCATTGGCACTTTTGAACCGGTCGTCCCCGCCGGTCCCACCACCCTCAGCGCCCATTCGGTCAGCCTCAAAAACACCAACATCAACACCGATCTCTACATCCGCGGCAACTCCGCCGCTGGAAGCCACACCCTCACCGTCCGCGAAGGAGGACTCACCCTTGAGAACTACAGCATCTTTCTGAACGCCGGGGATGTCGCTGGTGGCCGACTCCTCCTGCAAGGCAACCTCACCACCATCGCCAGCGCCAACGGCGCCCAAATCCTCGACAATACCGCCAACCTGAATCCGGTCCGCGGCTACGTCGACCTTGGCGGCGCCACCCGCACTTTCACCATTGCCGACGGAAGCGCCACCAACGATCTCAACATCACCGCCGCCATCACCAATGGCGGAATCATCAAAGCCGGAACCGGCCTCCTGCGTCTCGCCGGCAACAGCACCTACGACGGCACCACCAGCATCAACACCGGCATCGTCATCGCCGCTTCCAATCAGGCCCTCGGCAGCAGCACCGGAGGAACCAGCGTCGCCAGTGGAGCCAGGCTCCTGCTCGGCGATGGCGTCATCATCACCGGCGAAACCCTCAATCTCTCCGGCAACGGCGGCGACTTCTTTGGTTCGCTGCAAGCCGCCGCCAACGCCACCGCCGAATGGGCAGGCAACATCATCCTCAATACCGAAGCCCGCATCGGTTCCGCCAACACCGCCAGCCACCTCAAAATCAGCGGATCCATCCAAAACGGCACCATCAACACCCTCGTCATCGCTGGCAACGGCACCCATACCCTTTCTGGTGTCAGCACCTACACCGGCCAGACTCAGATCCTGCGCGGGATCGTGAAGCTCGATGCAGGCAACAACCGACTCCCCACCGGCACCTTGCTCAATGTCGACTCTGGCGCCGCGGTCGAAGACGCCATCTTCGATCTCAACGGCTATCAACAATCCGTTGCAGGATTGCTCCGCAGCGGTTCGGGCTCGAGCACTGGCGGAAGTTTCGTGCGCAACACCAACACCACCCAGGACGGCACCCTCGAAATCACCGCAGGCGGCCAGACCTACAACGGCATCCTCCAGGGAGGCGGCAGCCTCGGCCAGCTCAACCTCACCAAATCCGGCGCTGGCACCCAAACCCTCGCCGCCGCCAACACCTACACCGGCAAAACCACAGTCTCCGGCGGCACCCTCGCCCTCAGCGCCACCGGCTCCATCAACGATTCCGCATGGATTCAGATCAACACCGGAGCCACCCTCAGCGTCGCCACCACCCAGACCTATTCCAAGCAAGTCATCACCGGTGGCG
Protein-coding regions in this window:
- a CDS encoding beta strand repeat-containing protein; this translates as MNRFHTFIFSLCLLLNSPAPAATLYWDTAEGTGIQGGNANWNNTDTAWNPLADGTDPRIAWTSDDDANFTTGTSIVTLTEAITARSLTQTGSATTTISGASPLNLTTATGINNTSSGTLTIDSNLTLDTPATLFTGTGRIVINGSIGETIPGSGLQKTGTNTLELANANTFTGDINVSNGTILVQNNGALGLGAGTTTATNGGTIALQHGVTVTGETITLTGSGYTGGNNFAGALQSTGTGTGTSTWAGNVNLNGTARVGANGPDSTLVIDGKISGNGTLEIGSLPGATGGGTTVLAGAHGHDFTGSINIVRGTLRFQGANNVLPATTALILNSAGNDKSTVDLNGTQQTVARLAAGASAADRQSVSLITNTSATRSTLITNQTGDGEFYGTLTGNLNFTKLGNGALHFYGPNTSIIDGDLLIENRATIGTFEPVVPAGPTTLSAHSVSLKNTNINTDLYIRGNSAAGSHTLTVREGGLTLENYSIFLNAGDVAGGRLLLQGNLTTIASANGAQILDNTANLNPVRGYVDLGGATRTFTIADGSATNDLNITAAITNGGIIKAGTGLLRLAGNSTYDGTTSINTGIVIAASNQALGSSTGGTSVASGARLLLGDGVIITGETLNLSGNGGDFFGSLQAAANATAEWAGNIILNTEARIGSANTASHLKISGSIQNGTINTLVIAGNGTHTLSGVSTYTGQTQILRGIVKLDAGNNRLPTGTLLNVDSGAAVEDAIFDLNGYQQSVAGLLRSGSGSSTGGSFVRNTNTTQDGTLEITAGGQTYNGILQGGGSLGQLNLTKSGAGTQTLAAANTYTGKTTVSGGTLALSATGSINDSAWIQINTGATLSVATTQTYSKQVITGGGTISGNLIVNGTSLLKPGATTNPSLASITDAGDLTGTLTVNGNLNLLATASATTPRAIFQLGGTNSHTNTPTIASTVTAFSTATADSLYDSIDINGTLGLEAGSILEVELLSGYTPQFGDVFNLLDWNSPNFNINSLGSFTTADLILPTLDNGWFFATDQFIGHGIVYVVPEPGRALLFFAALIPLALQRRRRW
- the ppk1 gene encoding polyphosphate kinase 1, yielding MSPENYINRELSWLSFNERVLEEATRETLPVLERVKFLAITAANLDEFYMVRVGGLQFLKDTGKRVKDTSGLTPSQQLTAIRERTLQFIDKQYTLLNQDLLPALRNNGIHRVLPNELTPAQRTYLQDYFNEQISPVLSPIAIEPDEPPIVLPALLLILMSEIHSQTVDKKPLIRRAIFILPTSLPRHIALPSTESGTHAYINIEDVVELYLHTYFPKERVVGTARFRISRNSDITLDDQSALDIAAEMEDILDARKTSGTIRLEIEQETDVTPSLVKAIQQLCQTTPAHTYLIPGELDLRAYFSIAGISGFEKLKTETWPTAEIIHDSHETTIFDTIRGGDLLLHHPYESFEPVMQLLEQAAADPNVIAIKQILYRTAKNSRIISALVKAAQAGKHVTVLVELRARFDEARNLERAEDLLNAGAQIIYGVRGLKTHAKITLIMRREAGRMMRYCHFGTGNYNEATSKLYTDISYLTCRPQYGADASAFFNTVTGRSRFVHFNKISMAPFGLRERLVELIESEAERARHGETASMMLKMNSLEDPQMIDALYAASKAGVKILLSVRGICCLRPGVKGLSENIRVISIIDRYLEHARIFWFSQGSHPVVLIASADFMNRNLSKRVELLTPIEDPEAKETLHTILKTQFNDNTQARELNKDGTYTLIKPPAKTKAFRSQEYFAKQAVRRHRPRAQSPDILVPHLPK
- a CDS encoding HD domain-containing protein, which codes for MSTDPSKPESLALIHIGATSITLLIGELNDEGQFATLDHLERPLPLARDIFRSGVITRPVIEQAAAILHDFQLSLAEYTVPTTSVRCFTTNILAEASNHEIFLNRMQIASGFVVRIIDDGDMTHLIYQTTLRLLKSNPEIANANTLISHIGPGNTRALYFHKGRIATYSSYRLGIFRTTEAVADTSSVQQLAYIEEQIRGVVDHLATDYSKAEIDYHVAVGAEIQSVAAHISPPVQGASFITLKQLEKFTEKLALMSADEMVRRLHLNYTGSEGLVAALQTNLALARRFNDKVLVVPEGDFHSDLIHNLLDSRTQTKTFQEEILQAAREVGKKFHTDRKHGEHVAKFSQELFAQLQDLHGLNSKHELLLRIAAILHEIGMFVSAREHHKHSLYLILHTEIFGLSASDRTIIALLARYHRRYNPDANHPHYADLTRDERLIVFKLAAILRVADCLDRSHSQRIKNVKFSRERDTLYIDTTDVEDTTVEQLAINSKCDLFHEVYGYEPLLRNA